Proteins encoded by one window of Nocardioides euryhalodurans:
- a CDS encoding PGPGW domain-containing protein codes for MTVPRHASLVASLRAHLETLGEWARRGPVRALVTKLVLSVAGVGVFVVGIAMLVLPGPGLVVMAAGLGLLAAEWEWARRVVRTVSDGVRRARQALLPEGSSPRRKAAAGVLAGAFLVGGFLATTATTALLGAQTIL; via the coding sequence ATGACCGTGCCCCGCCACGCCTCGCTCGTCGCCTCGCTGCGCGCCCACCTCGAGACCCTCGGGGAGTGGGCCCGCCGTGGCCCGGTCCGGGCGCTGGTGACCAAGCTGGTGCTGAGCGTCGCCGGCGTCGGGGTGTTCGTGGTCGGGATCGCGATGCTGGTGCTGCCGGGTCCCGGACTGGTCGTGATGGCCGCCGGCCTCGGGCTGCTGGCCGCCGAGTGGGAGTGGGCGCGTCGCGTCGTCCGCACCGTCTCCGACGGCGTACGCCGGGCGCGCCAGGCGCTCCTCCCCGAGGGCAGCTCGCCGCGCCGCAAGGCCGCGGCCGGCGTGCTCGCCGGGGCGTTCCTGGTGGGTGGCTTCCTCGCGACGACCGCGACCACGGCGCTGCTCGGCGCGCAGACGATCCTCTAG
- a CDS encoding aromatic ring-opening dioxygenase LigA, which translates to MAKASRTPRLVGSIVAVFGIILVVAGGVTWFVVTDQLAAENITVSDDADFLAGDEVDGPFSAYAQAQVINTHALEATGGKTYAELEQDDPTRETAMQASFLRASLFTSVVAYGVALMAIGMGAVFFLIGLALRTPVAAAPSTGAERR; encoded by the coding sequence ATGGCCAAGGCTTCTCGTACCCCCCGCCTCGTCGGCAGCATCGTCGCGGTCTTCGGCATCATCCTGGTGGTCGCCGGCGGCGTCACCTGGTTCGTCGTCACGGACCAGCTCGCAGCGGAGAACATCACGGTCTCCGACGACGCGGACTTCCTGGCCGGCGACGAGGTCGACGGGCCCTTCTCCGCCTACGCCCAGGCCCAGGTGATCAACACGCACGCGCTCGAGGCCACGGGAGGGAAGACGTACGCGGAGCTCGAGCAGGACGACCCGACGCGCGAGACCGCCATGCAGGCGTCGTTCCTGCGTGCCTCGCTGTTCACGTCCGTGGTCGCCTACGGCGTCGCTCTGATGGCGATCGGCATGGGTGCCGTGTTCTTCCTGATCGGTCTCGCCCTGAGGACCCCGGTCGCTGCTGCGCCGTCCACGGGGGCCGAGCGAAGGTGA
- a CDS encoding ABC transporter ATP-binding protein: MSTAIAVSGLVKDFGSGTRALDHLDLQLETGEVHGFLGPNGAGKTTTIRVLLGLLRADDGHVVLLGGDPWRDAVALHRRLAYVPGEVNLWPNLTGGEVIDLLGDLRGGLDAFRRDELLERFQLEPTKKIRAYSKGNRQKVALVAAFSSDVELYLLDEPTSGLDPLMEAVFQEVVQELRAAGRTILLSSHILSEVEALCDRVTIIRAGRAAETGTFDQLRHLTRTSVVVETAKPLEPVTRWAGVHDARVQDGRAEFSVEPGELNHVLEHLVELEVRSLVTSPPTLEELFLRHYDACEPGRGAGSPPEVVRAR, from the coding sequence GTGAGCACCGCGATCGCGGTCTCGGGACTGGTGAAGGACTTCGGGTCCGGTACGAGGGCCCTGGACCACCTCGACCTGCAGCTCGAGACGGGCGAGGTGCACGGCTTCCTCGGGCCGAACGGTGCCGGGAAGACAACCACCATCCGCGTGCTTCTCGGTCTGCTGCGTGCCGACGACGGTCACGTCGTGCTGCTCGGCGGTGACCCGTGGCGCGACGCAGTGGCCTTGCACCGTCGCCTGGCCTACGTGCCCGGCGAGGTGAACCTGTGGCCCAATCTGACCGGTGGCGAGGTGATCGACCTGTTGGGCGACCTGCGGGGAGGCCTCGACGCGTTCCGTCGGGACGAGCTGCTCGAGCGCTTCCAGCTCGAGCCGACCAAGAAGATCCGCGCCTACTCCAAGGGCAACCGGCAGAAGGTAGCCCTGGTGGCGGCGTTCTCCTCCGATGTGGAGCTCTACCTGCTGGACGAGCCCACGTCGGGGTTGGACCCGCTGATGGAGGCGGTCTTCCAAGAGGTCGTGCAGGAGTTGCGAGCGGCCGGAAGGACCATCCTGCTCTCCAGCCACATCCTCTCCGAGGTGGAGGCCCTGTGCGACCGTGTCACCATCATCCGCGCCGGCCGGGCTGCCGAGACGGGAACGTTCGACCAGTTGCGTCACCTCACCCGCACGTCGGTGGTGGTCGAGACTGCGAAGCCGCTGGAGCCGGTGACGCGGTGGGCCGGAGTGCACGACGCCCGGGTGCAGGACGGCCGCGCAGAGTTCAGCGTCGAGCCCGGCGAGCTCAACCACGTGCTCGAGCACCTCGTCGAGCTCGAGGTGCGGTCCCTGGTGACCTCGCCGCCCACGCTGGAGGAGCTGTTCCTGCGCCACTACGACGCGTGCGAACCCGGCCGGGGTGCGGGTAGCCCTCCCGAGGTGGTGAGGGCACGATGA
- a CDS encoding ABC transporter permease, translating into MSGYAGTLRLFRLALRRDRITLPAWILGMAAFLAATTAMFEDSYTQHPELLVPDTQVVVENPGMRVLGLVTGPTVGGYTLHRDALTLAVLAALMSVFAVVRHTRQAEELGRAETLGAGVVGRYAPLGAAVCVALAANVVLAGALGLGMIVAGQPATGSMAAGASIALVGVAFTGVAGVTSQLASTTRGATGLAGAVLGISFLLAALGNMLGTVDSAALRVTSAWPAWLSPIGWGQQMRPFADNQWWPAGLALVTVGVSCWAAVVLVGRRDVGRGIWPERRGPARARPSLLTPAGLVWRLQRAALLGWAVGLVGFGLVFGALSEQIGGLEGAATEWYATFGGEADLLGAYWASMMQLAGMAVAVYVVTLLLRLHHDEAQGTLEPVLGTAVSRIRWLAAYAVNAVVGATLLILLFAVAMAIVGGLVLGDSASLLGELVGAALVQLPAVGALGAAALALVMLVPRWSVGLSWTLVVSAVLVGPMFGPSLGLPTWLLDLSPFTHVPNAPAASISPQPVLGLLTACALLAGAAAMAMQRRNLALPA; encoded by the coding sequence ATGAGCGGCTACGCCGGCACGCTGCGCCTGTTCCGTCTCGCCCTGCGGCGCGACCGGATCACCCTGCCCGCATGGATCCTCGGCATGGCTGCCTTCCTGGCCGCGACGACCGCCATGTTCGAGGACAGCTACACACAGCATCCGGAGCTCCTGGTGCCCGACACCCAGGTCGTGGTGGAGAACCCGGGAATGCGGGTGCTGGGCCTCGTCACGGGTCCTACCGTCGGTGGCTACACCCTGCACCGGGATGCGCTCACGCTGGCGGTGCTGGCCGCCCTCATGAGCGTCTTCGCCGTCGTCCGCCACACCCGGCAGGCAGAGGAGCTCGGGCGTGCGGAGACCCTGGGCGCCGGCGTCGTCGGTCGCTACGCCCCGCTCGGCGCGGCTGTCTGCGTGGCGCTCGCCGCGAACGTCGTACTGGCCGGCGCGCTCGGCCTGGGCATGATCGTCGCCGGACAGCCTGCGACCGGGTCGATGGCGGCGGGAGCGTCGATCGCCCTGGTGGGCGTGGCGTTCACCGGCGTCGCCGGGGTGACCTCGCAGCTGGCCTCGACCACGCGCGGGGCGACCGGACTCGCGGGCGCCGTCCTGGGGATCTCGTTCCTGCTCGCGGCCCTCGGCAACATGCTGGGCACGGTCGACTCCGCCGCGCTGCGGGTGACCAGCGCCTGGCCGGCCTGGCTCTCGCCGATCGGCTGGGGTCAACAGATGCGCCCGTTCGCGGACAACCAGTGGTGGCCCGCGGGCCTCGCCCTGGTGACCGTCGGTGTGTCCTGCTGGGCGGCAGTCGTCCTCGTCGGCAGGCGCGACGTCGGCCGTGGCATCTGGCCAGAGCGCAGGGGGCCGGCCCGTGCGCGGCCGAGCCTGCTCACCCCTGCCGGTCTCGTCTGGCGGCTGCAGCGAGCCGCGCTCCTCGGCTGGGCGGTCGGGCTCGTCGGGTTCGGCCTGGTGTTCGGCGCGCTGAGCGAACAGATCGGCGGGTTGGAAGGCGCTGCGACGGAGTGGTACGCCACCTTCGGTGGTGAGGCGGACCTGCTCGGCGCCTACTGGGCGTCGATGATGCAGTTGGCCGGCATGGCGGTGGCCGTCTACGTCGTCACGCTCCTGCTCCGCCTTCACCACGACGAGGCGCAGGGAACGCTGGAACCCGTGCTCGGAACCGCAGTCTCCCGCATTCGCTGGCTCGCCGCGTACGCCGTCAATGCCGTGGTCGGCGCCACGTTGCTGATCCTGCTCTTCGCGGTGGCCATGGCCATCGTCGGCGGACTGGTCCTGGGGGACAGCGCCTCGCTGCTCGGCGAGCTCGTCGGCGCCGCGCTGGTCCAGCTGCCCGCTGTCGGGGCCCTCGGCGCGGCCGCCCTCGCGCTCGTGATGCTGGTGCCGCGGTGGTCGGTCGGGCTGTCCTGGACGCTCGTGGTGTCCGCCGTCCTCGTGGGACCGATGTTCGGTCCATCGCTGGGCCTGCCGACCTGGCTGCTCGATCTGTCGCCCTTCACCCACGTACCCAATGCTCCTGCCGCCTCCATCAGCCCGCAGCCCGTGCTCGGCCTGCTCACGGCCTGCGCGCTGCTCGCCGGTGCTGCCGCGATGGCCATGCAGCGGAGGAACCTCGCCCTGCCTGCCTGA
- a CDS encoding FhaA domain-containing protein, whose protein sequence is MGGLQNFERKLEQVISGAFAKAFRSAVQPVEIAAALQRECDNNAQILSRDRRMVPNDFHVELSHTDLDRLAPYDNAMAQDFKEQLEDHAEQQGYKFPGPVRIEFEAAEDLTTGRFRIRSQAQAGVRSNSTHTQVRRARALLDVNGTQHPLHPPATVVGRGTEADVRINDPGVSRRHVEFMLVGGESDLQVRVRDLGSTNGMLVDGHRVTSTSLRDGAEVKIGNTTLTVRIVSEDADV, encoded by the coding sequence ATGGGCGGGTTGCAGAACTTCGAGCGGAAGCTCGAGCAGGTCATCTCCGGAGCGTTCGCCAAGGCGTTCCGGAGTGCCGTGCAGCCCGTCGAGATCGCGGCCGCACTGCAGCGCGAGTGCGACAACAACGCCCAGATCCTGTCCCGCGACCGGCGGATGGTGCCCAACGACTTCCACGTCGAGCTGTCGCACACCGACCTCGACCGGCTGGCCCCCTACGACAACGCCATGGCGCAGGACTTCAAGGAGCAGCTCGAGGACCACGCCGAGCAGCAGGGCTACAAGTTCCCCGGCCCGGTGCGCATCGAGTTCGAGGCCGCCGAGGACCTCACGACCGGTCGCTTCCGGATCCGCAGCCAGGCCCAGGCCGGGGTGCGCAGCAACAGCACCCACACGCAAGTACGCCGCGCCCGCGCGCTGCTCGACGTCAACGGCACGCAGCACCCGCTGCACCCGCCCGCCACCGTGGTCGGGCGCGGGACCGAGGCCGACGTCCGCATCAACGACCCCGGTGTGAGCCGACGCCACGTCGAGTTCATGCTCGTGGGCGGCGAGTCCGACCTGCAGGTGCGGGTCCGCGACCTCGGCTCGACCAACGGCATGCTCGTCGACGGCCACCGCGTCACCAGCACCAGCCTGCGTGACGGCGCCGAGGTCAAGATTGGCAACACCACCCTCACCGTCCGGATCGTCTCGGAGGACGCCGATGTCTGA
- a CDS encoding FHA domain-containing protein FhaB/FipA: MSELTLFLIRLAYLAILWIFVLSAISVIRSDMFGARVPEGARGSEGGGRRTKKPKPAKAPAKRRGSPTHVLVVEGGNAGERAELDQAPILIGRGTDAAIRLDDDYVSTRHARIASSGDQWFVEDLGSTNGTYVGTARITQPTTLTLGTQVRIGKTILELRK; encoded by the coding sequence ATGTCTGAGCTGACGCTCTTCCTGATCCGGCTGGCCTACCTCGCCATCCTCTGGATCTTCGTCCTGTCGGCGATCTCGGTCATCCGCTCCGACATGTTCGGCGCGCGCGTCCCCGAGGGCGCCCGCGGCAGTGAGGGCGGCGGCCGGCGTACCAAGAAGCCCAAGCCCGCCAAGGCGCCGGCGAAGCGCCGCGGCAGCCCGACCCACGTCCTGGTGGTCGAGGGCGGCAACGCCGGCGAGCGTGCCGAGCTCGACCAGGCCCCGATCCTCATCGGCCGCGGCACCGACGCGGCGATCCGCCTCGACGACGACTACGTCTCGACCCGCCACGCCCGGATCGCCTCCTCGGGCGACCAGTGGTTCGTCGAGGACCTCGGCTCCACCAACGGCACGTACGTCGGCACCGCCCGCATCACCCAGCCCACCACCCTCACCCTCGGGACCCAGGTCCGCATCGGCAAGACCATCCTCGAGCTGAGGAAGTAG
- a CDS encoding PP2C family protein-serine/threonine phosphatase, translating to MRLDYAAISDVGRVRKDNQDSGYAGPHLLAVCDGVGGAARGDIASSTAIGQLRRLDDESPEDLLGQVAGALHRAHDRIGELVDEDPGLTGTSTTATVALFDGTTLGMGHVGDSRAYLLRGGTLQQLTKDHTFVQTLIDDGQITEEESRVHPHRNLILKAIDGIHDLEPDLFQVELEAGDRLLLCSDGACGVLDAGRLTDILRTGNADYAAVELVRASLEAGSSDNVTCLVADVIDDQAEGDTEPMLVGAAAELPRRGRAMAGMGSLFRGHRAGDTGELEPVPGSDAPGDAPFGIPSDPVDPEEARYAPRPPRRFAWLRRLLVLAVLVGLLWVAAAGVWSWTQRQYYVGEYDGVVTIYRGVNADLPGVDMSRPYETSDIRLDDLSEYDQGQVREGIGFGDLAAARRTVDNLSAEQVTDEATTAPRTRDRQGS from the coding sequence GTGCGCCTCGACTACGCGGCCATCTCCGACGTCGGCCGGGTCCGCAAGGACAACCAGGACTCCGGCTACGCCGGACCCCACCTCCTCGCCGTCTGCGACGGGGTCGGTGGCGCAGCCCGCGGTGACATCGCCTCCAGCACCGCCATCGGCCAGCTGCGCCGGCTCGACGACGAGAGCCCCGAGGACCTCCTGGGCCAGGTGGCCGGAGCCCTCCACCGCGCCCACGACCGGATCGGCGAGCTGGTCGACGAGGACCCCGGGCTCACCGGCACCAGCACCACGGCGACGGTCGCCCTCTTCGACGGCACCACGCTCGGCATGGGCCACGTCGGCGACAGCCGCGCCTACCTCCTCCGCGGCGGCACGCTGCAGCAGCTGACCAAGGACCACACCTTCGTCCAGACCCTCATCGACGACGGCCAGATCACCGAGGAGGAGTCGCGGGTCCACCCCCACCGCAACCTCATCCTCAAGGCCATCGACGGCATCCACGACCTCGAGCCCGACCTGTTCCAGGTCGAGCTGGAGGCCGGCGACCGGCTGCTGCTGTGCAGCGACGGTGCCTGCGGCGTCCTCGACGCCGGCCGGCTGACCGACATCCTGCGGACCGGCAACGCCGACTACGCCGCCGTGGAGCTGGTGCGCGCCAGCCTCGAGGCCGGCAGCTCCGACAACGTCACCTGCCTGGTCGCGGACGTGATCGACGACCAGGCCGAGGGCGACACCGAGCCGATGCTGGTCGGCGCCGCCGCCGAGCTCCCCCGACGCGGGCGCGCGATGGCCGGCATGGGCAGCCTGTTCCGCGGCCACCGTGCCGGCGACACCGGCGAGCTCGAGCCGGTGCCGGGCAGCGACGCCCCCGGCGACGCGCCGTTCGGGATCCCCTCCGACCCGGTCGACCCCGAGGAGGCGCGCTACGCGCCCCGGCCGCCGCGTCGCTTCGCCTGGCTGCGCCGCCTGCTCGTGCTGGCCGTCCTGGTCGGGCTGCTGTGGGTGGCGGCCGCCGGCGTGTGGTCGTGGACCCAGCGCCAGTACTACGTCGGCGAGTACGACGGCGTCGTCACCATCTACCGCGGCGTCAACGCCGACCTGCCGGGCGTCGACATGTCGCGGCCCTACGAGACCAGCGACATCCGGCTCGACGACCTCAGCGAGTACGACCAGGGCCAGGTCCGCGAGGGCATCGGCTTCGGCGACCTGGCCGCCGCCCGGCGTACGGTCGACAACCTCTCCGCCGAGCAGGTGACCGACGAGGCGACCACCGCGCCCCGAACCCGAGACCGGCAGGGGTCCTGA
- a CDS encoding FtsW/RodA/SpoVE family cell cycle protein translates to MTQTGSIMGFVHRRRRGAELFLLVLALAVGIGAYAAVGLGVEGTVPAGIIGYGSWLAGLVIVAHVVVRFTAPYADPVLLPAVAALNGLGLAVIYRLDLVRDATFSSQQLTWMTLGVVLFVVTLIVVRDHRVLQRFTYTLGLAAILLLLLPLVPGLGATINGARIWIRLAGFSFQPGEVAKVLLVIAFAGYLVLHRDALALAGRRVLFVDLPRGRDLGPILAMWLVSLGILVFQRDLGSSLLFFGLFLVMLYVATERPGWLVVGGTMFFGGAFIAYQLFGHVRDRVDIWLNPFAHYGEGTDDRAFQPVEAMFGLAWGGLLGRGFGNGSPDRVPYAESDFIVASIGEELGLTGVIAVVLVYGLLVERALRAALVCRDGFGKLMAVGLAGVLALQVFVVIGGVTRLIPLTGLTTPFLSYGGSSLIANWVIVALLLRISDQARRPVPTLSGEDDSDSESTQVVKAVPR, encoded by the coding sequence ATGACCCAGACCGGAAGCATCATGGGCTTCGTCCACCGCCGCCGGCGGGGGGCCGAGCTGTTCCTGCTCGTCCTGGCGCTGGCCGTCGGCATCGGCGCGTACGCCGCCGTCGGGCTCGGTGTCGAGGGCACCGTCCCGGCGGGGATCATCGGCTACGGCAGCTGGCTGGCCGGCCTGGTGATCGTGGCCCACGTCGTCGTGCGCTTCACCGCCCCCTACGCCGACCCGGTGCTGCTGCCGGCCGTCGCGGCCCTCAACGGCCTCGGCCTGGCCGTGATCTACCGGCTCGACCTGGTCCGCGACGCCACGTTCTCCAGCCAGCAGTTGACCTGGATGACGCTGGGGGTGGTGCTGTTCGTCGTCACGCTGATCGTGGTCCGCGACCACCGGGTGCTGCAACGCTTCACCTACACGCTCGGCCTGGCCGCGATCCTGCTGCTCCTCCTGCCGCTGGTGCCCGGGCTCGGCGCCACGATCAACGGAGCCCGGATCTGGATCCGCCTGGCCGGCTTCAGCTTCCAGCCCGGCGAGGTCGCCAAGGTGCTGCTCGTCATCGCCTTCGCCGGCTACCTCGTCCTCCACCGCGACGCGCTCGCGCTCGCCGGCCGCCGGGTCCTCTTCGTGGACCTCCCCCGGGGCCGCGACCTCGGCCCGATCCTCGCGATGTGGCTGGTCAGCCTCGGCATCCTGGTCTTCCAGCGCGACCTCGGCTCCAGTCTGCTGTTCTTCGGCCTCTTCCTGGTGATGCTCTACGTCGCCACCGAGCGGCCGGGCTGGCTGGTCGTGGGCGGCACCATGTTCTTCGGCGGCGCGTTCATCGCCTACCAGCTCTTCGGCCACGTCCGCGACCGCGTGGACATCTGGCTCAACCCGTTCGCCCACTACGGCGAAGGCACCGACGACCGTGCGTTCCAGCCGGTCGAGGCGATGTTCGGGCTGGCGTGGGGCGGACTGCTGGGCCGCGGCTTCGGCAACGGCTCCCCCGACCGGGTCCCCTACGCCGAGTCCGACTTCATCGTCGCCTCGATCGGCGAGGAGCTCGGCCTCACCGGCGTCATCGCCGTCGTCCTCGTCTACGGCCTGCTCGTCGAGCGTGCGCTCCGGGCCGCGCTGGTCTGCCGCGACGGCTTCGGCAAGCTGATGGCGGTCGGTCTCGCCGGCGTCCTCGCGCTGCAGGTCTTCGTCGTCATCGGCGGCGTCACCCGACTGATCCCCCTCACCGGCCTGACCACCCCGTTCCTCTCCTACGGCGGGTCGAGCCTGATCGCCAACTGGGTGATCGTGGCGCTGCTGCTCCGGATCTCCGACCAGGCCAGGCGCCCGGTCCCGACCCTGTCCGGCGAGGACGACTCCGACTCGGAGTCCACGCAGGTCGTGAAGGCGGTGCCGCGATGA
- a CDS encoding peptidoglycan D,D-transpeptidase FtsI family protein, translated as MNKPIRTIAIFCLLLFLGLMLNATYLQYYRAGDLNEDPRNRRVLAEAFSSERGAILVGRTPVAESVPSDDQYDFQRKYPQPFKYAHLTGWFSYFSQTQLELTQNSVLSGDDSRLFVTRLVDLFSNSSAKGGSVQLTIDPAAQSAAYDGLRALGEGVEGSVVAIEPSSGRILAMVSLPTYDPNELASHDFGAVAERAEQLEARDDEPLLNRAIQTRLPPGSTYKIVTAAAAIESGNYDASSQVPGGATYQLPETSGESGLIDNEGRDCGSTRIPFTQAMGNSCNTTFARLAIEVGADAMLEQAEKFGFNSDYLEDLPNQAESNFPVDMNPPETGQSGIGQFEVAATPLQMAMVSAGIANGGTVMKPYMVEAVLTPELDVLPRTEPEELSEAVSAQTASDLTELMTYTVSSGTASPAAIPNVEVAGKTGTAQSGQDDVPPYAWFTSFAPADDPDVAVAVMIQSAPGTERGEIAGGALGGPIAKAVMEAVIDR; from the coding sequence ATGAACAAGCCCATCCGCACCATCGCGATCTTCTGCCTCCTGCTGTTCCTGGGGTTGATGCTCAACGCCACCTACCTGCAGTACTACCGCGCCGGAGACCTCAACGAGGACCCCCGCAACCGTCGGGTGCTCGCCGAGGCGTTCTCCAGCGAGCGCGGCGCGATCCTGGTCGGCCGGACCCCCGTCGCCGAGAGCGTGCCGTCCGACGACCAGTACGACTTCCAGCGGAAGTACCCCCAGCCCTTCAAGTACGCCCACCTGACCGGCTGGTTCTCCTACTTCAGCCAGACCCAGCTCGAGCTGACCCAGAACTCCGTGCTGTCCGGGGACGACTCGCGGCTCTTCGTGACCCGGCTCGTCGACCTCTTCAGCAACTCCAGCGCCAAGGGCGGCAGCGTGCAGCTGACGATCGACCCGGCGGCGCAGAGCGCGGCCTACGACGGTCTCCGCGCCCTGGGCGAGGGCGTCGAGGGCTCGGTGGTGGCCATCGAGCCGAGCAGCGGCCGGATCCTGGCGATGGTGTCGCTGCCGACGTACGACCCCAACGAGCTCGCCAGCCACGACTTCGGGGCGGTGGCCGAGCGGGCCGAGCAGCTCGAGGCACGCGACGACGAGCCGCTGCTCAACCGTGCGATCCAGACCCGGCTGCCACCCGGCTCGACCTACAAGATCGTGACCGCCGCGGCGGCGATCGAGTCCGGCAACTACGACGCGAGCTCGCAGGTGCCCGGCGGCGCGACCTACCAGCTCCCGGAGACCAGCGGCGAGAGCGGCCTGATCGACAACGAGGGCCGCGACTGCGGGTCCACCCGGATCCCCTTCACGCAGGCGATGGGCAACTCCTGCAACACCACCTTCGCCCGGCTGGCGATCGAGGTCGGCGCCGACGCGATGCTCGAGCAGGCCGAGAAGTTCGGCTTCAACAGCGACTACCTCGAGGACCTCCCCAACCAGGCCGAGTCCAACTTCCCGGTGGACATGAACCCGCCGGAGACCGGCCAGTCCGGCATCGGCCAGTTCGAGGTCGCCGCGACCCCGCTGCAGATGGCGATGGTCTCGGCCGGGATCGCCAACGGCGGGACCGTCATGAAGCCCTACATGGTCGAGGCGGTCCTCACGCCCGAGCTCGACGTGCTCCCCCGCACCGAGCCCGAAGAGCTCTCCGAGGCGGTGTCGGCCCAGACCGCGAGCGACCTCACCGAGCTGATGACCTACACCGTCTCCAGCGGCACGGCGAGCCCGGCCGCGATCCCGAACGTGGAGGTCGCCGGCAAGACCGGCACCGCCCAGAGCGGCCAGGACGACGTGCCGCCGTACGCATGGTTCACCTCCTTCGCCCCGGCCGACGACCCCGACGTCGCCGTGGCCGTGATGATCCAGAGCGCGCCCGGCACCGAGCGCGGCGAGATCGCGGGCGGTGCCCTGGGCGGGCCGATCGCGAAGGCCGTGATGGAGGCGGTGATCGACCGGTGA